One Aegilops tauschii subsp. strangulata cultivar AL8/78 chromosome 7, Aet v6.0, whole genome shotgun sequence genomic window carries:
- the LOC109736266 gene encoding RING-H2 finger protein ATL39 codes for MASFGPTGLPNSEHLRHTNKGTMIFSYTCVGLTGAALFSVIFFFCYQLRNRAPVAAAGAEAGRRRTVDLAKLPEFAYTHSARHSGKEGGGEGAQCSVCLGTVQAGEMVRLLPLCKHLYHVECIDMWLASHDTCPLCRAEVEPQPPEDDGQPEVTTELPV; via the coding sequence ATGGCTTCGTTCGGGCCGACGGGCTTGCCAAACTCAGAGCACCTGAGGCACACCAACAAAGGGACGATGATCTTTAGCTACACCTGCGTCGGCCTCACGGGCGCCGCGCTCTTCTccgtcatcttcttcttctgctacCAGCTTCGGAACCGGGCGCCGGTCGCGGCCGCGGGAGCGGAGGCCGGCCGCCGCCGCACGGTGGACCTTGCCAAGCTGCCGGAGTTCGCGTACACCCACTCCGCCAGGCACAGCGGCAAGGAGGGTGGCGGGGAAGGCGCGCAGTGCTCGGTGTGCCTCGGCACGGTGCAGGCCGGCGAGATGGTGCGGCTGCTGCCCTTGTGCAAGCACCTGTACCACGTGGAGTGCATCGACATGTGGCTGGCGTCCCATGACACTTGCCCGCTTTGCCGCGCCGAGGTTGAGCCCCAGCCCCCGGAGGACGATGGCCAGCCCGAGGTGACGACCGAGCTTCCGGTCTAG